The following nucleotide sequence is from Williamwhitmania sp..
CCTTCTACCATGGCCGATTCCGCATTCACAAACAGGGAAACCCTAATTCCCTTTTTGTGGAACTCCTTAACTACATCTGTAAGAAATGTTCTATTGTGAAGAGTATTCCATCCAGCACTTGAGGTAATGGCCTCGGGAGGGTCTGGCACTAAGGTTACTTGGGCTGGAACAATTTGCATAACAAGGTCAATAAATTGTTCCGAAGGATATCCTTCAATGTTGAACTCTGTTTTTATCACCTTTTTAATGTTGTACACATCTTGGTAGCGGATGTGTCGTTCGTCAGGCCGTGGATGAACAGTGATGCCTTGCGCACCAAAACGTTCGCAGTTTATGGCTGCTTCCACAATATTGGGAATGTTGCCACCTCTTGCATTTCTAAGTGTGG
It contains:
- a CDS encoding pyridoxine 5'-phosphate synthase, whose amino-acid sequence is MTKLSVNINKIATLRNARGGNIPNIVEAAINCERFGAQGITVHPRPDERHIRYQDVYNIKKVIKTEFNIEGYPSEQFIDLVMQIVPAQVTLVPDPPEAITSSAGWNTLHNRTFLTDVVKEFHKKGIRVSLFVNAESAMVEGAAETGTNRVELYTEPYASGYSLDKVAAIAPFIAAAKVAVECGLGLNAGHDLSLENLKYFYQNIPGLLEVSIGHALISDALYFGLENTIQLYLRQLYE